In the genome of Montipora foliosa isolate CH-2021 chromosome 3, ASM3666993v2, whole genome shotgun sequence, one region contains:
- the LOC137996918 gene encoding uncharacterized protein: MLLHESCDRILLELTKKAHALGAFDNIDHDEVDVEVLVRSIIEKVERGEGGLFEEFSSAIRQKDLRDNLRLKVILAIGELLADAACDHHLDGLIKDIGEAAEKYTEQPQEDEPAVSTMVSDSNKKGGYLSLCRLIRHFIQDLPEEPVTNKALRLMFKKRCSRQEAKPFQLTLDVIKSTIKLGEQMAEEKQKLIEKMHSLFKEGKEEEARILLAKNLLEMMKRGLLVGFELKFWLKERKNEPASANEKLQADDMTNPRVLDESTKNRRGKDYPMM, translated from the exons ATGCTTCTGCACGAGAGCTGCGATAGGATATTACTTGAGCTCACCAAAAAAGCTCACGCATTAG GTGCGTTCGACAATATTGACCATGACGAAGTCGATGTTGAGGTTCTCGTGCGATCCATTATCGAGAAAGTGGAAAGAGGCGAAGGAG GCCTTTTCGAAGAATTTTCAAGCGCAATTAGACAAAAAGATCTCAGGGACAACCTTCGACTAAAAGTGATCTTGGCGATTGGAGAACTCCTTGCCGACGCTGCTTGTGACCACCATCTAGATG GCTTAATAAAAGACATTGGAGAAGCGGCAGAAAAATACACTGAACAGCCTCAAGAGGACGAACCTGCTGTTAGTACGATGGTTTCAGACTCCAACAAAAAAGGAGGTTACCTGAGCTTATGCCGGC TTATAAGGCACTTCATCCAGGACTTGCCCGAGGAGCCAGTCACAAATAAAGCATTGCGTTTGATGTTTAAAAAGCGTTGCAGTCGTCAGGAAG cTAAACCTTTCCAACTGACGTTGGATGTCATAAAAAGC ACTATTAAGCTTGGTGAGCAAATGGCTGAAGAAAAGCAAA AGTTAATCGAGAAGATGCATAGTCTTTTCAAAGAAGGCAAAGAGGAAGAAGCAAGAATCCTACTCGCAAAAAACCTGCTTGAAATGATGAAACGAGGACTCCTTGTTGGTTTCGAGTTGAAATTTTggttgaaagaaaggaaaaacgaaCCTGCTTCCGCGAACGAGAAACTCCAAGCGGATGACATGACCAACCCACGTGTTCTTGACGAGTCGACGAAAAATCGGCGGGGAAAAGATTACCCTATG ATGTGA